In a single window of the Terriglobus roseus genome:
- a CDS encoding penicillin acylase family protein codes for MKLRSAAALLLAVAATSSFAQKGAVSATLAEPARWSAHAKAITITRDNWGIAHVHGKTDADAVFGMIYTQCEDDFNRVETNYLVSLGRLAEAEGEAKIWQDLRQQLFLDPEVLKKDYAGSPEWLKALMDAWADGANFYLSKHPETKPRVITHFEPWMALSFTEGSIGGDIERVNLEELEKFYGAKTSAQRAIDERNAVVAQLAQVNRDVEPGGSNGAAIAPANTANHHPLLLINPHTSFFFRSELQMQSDEGLNAYGAVTWGQIFVYQGFNDRAGWMHTSSNVDAVDEFRNTVTQGGGIMMYKYGPTSRPFKTRTITLSYKATDGNMRQRSFTTYFDHRGPIVRKDGEAWVSIELMNTPVPALQQSFLRTKARSYADYRKTMELMANSSNNTIFASADGDIAYWHGNYIPERDTRYDFTKPVDGTNPATDWQGLMPLAQIPQLRNPRSGWLENVNNAPWSGAGESSLKKADYPPYVEQSGETARGVHMVKVLNNRKDFTLDSLLTTAFDPYLPYFARTVPVLLKAYDALPQDDAQRAKLAPQIDLLRKWDFKWATDSPATTLAIYWGEASGSPVSGQAYREHMLWQDYVATKVLAATLLAALQTATDKLTADFGTWQKPWGDINRYQRLDDSITPHFDDAQPSIAIPFTGSIWGSLASLGAKAYPNTKKRYGTNGNSFVAVVDFGPKRVTARAITCGGESGDPNSKHFNDEQDRYASGDFREVMYYPDQLKGHIERTYHPGE; via the coding sequence ATGAAGCTTCGCTCTGCCGCTGCCCTCTTGCTCGCCGTCGCTGCCACATCCTCATTCGCGCAGAAGGGCGCAGTGAGTGCAACACTGGCCGAGCCAGCGCGGTGGTCCGCACATGCAAAGGCCATCACCATCACGCGCGACAACTGGGGCATCGCGCACGTCCATGGCAAGACGGACGCAGACGCCGTCTTCGGCATGATCTACACGCAATGCGAAGACGACTTCAATCGCGTTGAGACGAACTATCTCGTCTCGCTCGGCCGCCTGGCAGAGGCTGAGGGCGAAGCCAAAATCTGGCAGGATCTGCGGCAGCAACTCTTCCTCGACCCCGAGGTCCTGAAGAAGGATTACGCTGGCAGTCCGGAGTGGCTGAAGGCACTCATGGATGCATGGGCCGACGGTGCGAACTTCTACCTGAGCAAGCATCCGGAGACGAAGCCCCGCGTCATCACACACTTCGAACCGTGGATGGCGCTGAGCTTCACCGAAGGCTCCATCGGTGGCGACATCGAACGCGTGAATCTTGAAGAGCTTGAAAAGTTCTATGGCGCGAAGACCTCGGCGCAACGTGCGATCGACGAACGGAACGCTGTCGTCGCGCAACTCGCACAGGTCAATCGCGACGTGGAACCCGGCGGTTCAAACGGTGCCGCGATCGCGCCAGCCAACACCGCAAATCACCACCCTCTGCTGCTCATCAATCCACATACCTCGTTCTTCTTCCGCAGCGAACTGCAGATGCAAAGCGATGAGGGCCTGAACGCCTACGGTGCCGTGACGTGGGGGCAGATCTTCGTCTACCAGGGCTTCAACGACCGCGCGGGATGGATGCACACCAGCAGCAATGTCGATGCGGTCGATGAGTTCCGCAACACGGTGACGCAGGGCGGCGGCATCATGATGTACAAGTACGGCCCCACGTCTCGCCCCTTCAAGACCCGCACCATCACGCTGAGCTACAAGGCCACGGACGGTAACATGAGGCAGCGCAGCTTCACGACATACTTCGATCATCGTGGCCCGATCGTTCGTAAGGACGGCGAGGCGTGGGTCAGCATCGAGTTGATGAACACGCCGGTGCCCGCGCTGCAGCAGAGTTTTCTACGCACCAAGGCGCGCAGCTATGCCGACTATCGCAAGACCATGGAGTTGATGGCGAACTCTTCCAACAACACCATCTTCGCCAGTGCCGACGGCGACATCGCGTACTGGCACGGCAACTATATCCCGGAGCGCGATACGCGCTATGACTTCACCAAGCCTGTCGATGGCACAAACCCCGCGACGGACTGGCAGGGCCTGATGCCGCTGGCGCAGATACCGCAACTGCGTAATCCCCGCAGCGGATGGTTGGAAAATGTAAACAACGCACCGTGGTCAGGTGCGGGCGAAAGCTCGCTGAAGAAGGCAGACTATCCGCCGTACGTGGAACAGAGCGGTGAGACCGCGCGCGGCGTACATATGGTTAAGGTTCTTAATAATCGCAAGGACTTCACGCTCGACAGCCTGCTCACCACAGCCTTCGATCCGTACCTGCCATACTTCGCACGGACCGTACCCGTGCTGCTGAAGGCATACGACGCGCTGCCACAGGACGACGCGCAGCGGGCGAAACTGGCTCCGCAGATCGACCTGCTGCGCAAGTGGGACTTCAAGTGGGCCACCGACTCCCCCGCAACAACGCTCGCGATCTACTGGGGCGAGGCAAGCGGGTCGCCCGTCTCCGGCCAGGCCTATCGCGAACACATGCTGTGGCAAGACTACGTTGCGACGAAGGTTCTCGCCGCAACGCTGCTGGCGGCTCTGCAAACTGCAACCGACAAGCTCACTGCAGACTTCGGCACGTGGCAGAAGCCGTGGGGCGACATCAACCGTTATCAGCGTCTGGATGACAGCATCACACCGCACTTCGACGACGCCCAGCCCAGCATCGCGATCCCCTTCACCGGGTCCATCTGGGGCTCGCTCGCATCGCTCGGAGCAAAGGCTTATCCCAACACGAAGAAGCGTTACGGCACGAATGGCAACAGCTTCGTTGCCGTCGTTGACTTTGGTCCCAAGCGTGTCACGGCCCGCGCCATCACCTGCGGCGGCGAAAGCGGCGATCCCAACTCAAAGCACTTCAACGATGAGCAGGATCGCTACGCCAGCGGCGACTTCCGGGAGGTGATGTACTACCCCGACCAGTTGAAAGGCCACATCGAACGCACCTATCATCCCGGCGAGTAG